Proteins from one Alloyangia pacifica genomic window:
- a CDS encoding Bug family tripartite tricarboxylate transporter substrate binding protein produces the protein MKKILGSIALAVIAATGPAAAQDYPDQAVTLVVPYGPGGASDLAGRALAETAQPFLGQPVTVMNKPGAGGMNGARSVSEAEPDGYTLLLARVGMALSPAVTPGNAVEWDAYTFLGALEATPMILAVRGDAPYNSVEELVAAIKDSDGRMTYAASGATAIDGFTTQALLADNDLDPLTAATLVPYKGGGELATALLGGHVDFVAMASASLMPHIKSGDMKALMVFAPKRMGDLPEVATAAELGYEKAGQIAGWSALYGPKNLPEDVVAKWHEVLGKVATDETWLDLAARRGSISTIGDVDMTDYAKSQYELFHGLAQDFGYLSN, from the coding sequence ATGAAGAAAATTCTCGGAAGCATCGCTCTGGCGGTGATCGCTGCAACCGGCCCCGCAGCTGCGCAGGACTATCCCGATCAGGCGGTGACGCTGGTCGTCCCCTACGGTCCCGGCGGCGCTTCGGACCTTGCCGGCCGTGCGCTGGCGGAAACCGCGCAGCCCTTCCTCGGCCAGCCGGTGACGGTGATGAACAAGCCCGGTGCCGGCGGCATGAACGGGGCGCGCTCGGTCTCCGAAGCCGAGCCGGACGGCTACACGCTGCTGCTGGCCCGCGTCGGCATGGCGCTCTCGCCAGCCGTGACCCCCGGCAATGCCGTGGAGTGGGACGCCTACACCTTCCTCGGCGCGCTGGAAGCCACGCCGATGATCCTCGCGGTGCGCGGTGACGCGCCCTACAACAGCGTCGAAGAGCTGGTGGCGGCGATCAAGGACAGCGACGGTCGCATGACCTATGCCGCCTCGGGCGCGACCGCGATCGACGGCTTCACCACGCAGGCGCTGCTGGCCGACAACGATCTCGACCCGCTGACCGCCGCGACGCTGGTGCCCTACAAGGGCGGCGGCGAGCTCGCCACCGCGCTGCTCGGCGGCCACGTCGATTTCGTCGCCATGGCATCCGCCTCGCTGATGCCGCACATCAAGAGCGGCGACATGAAGGCGCTGATGGTCTTCGCACCCAAGCGCATGGGCGATCTGCCCGAGGTCGCCACCGCGGCCGAGCTCGGCTACGAGAAGGCCGGCCAGATCGCAGGGTGGAGCGCGCTCTACGGTCCCAAGAACCTGCCCGAGGACGTGGTTGCCAAGTGGCATGAGGTGCTGGGCAAGGTCGCGACCGACGAGACATGGCTTGACCTCGCGGCACGCCGCGGCTCGATCTCGACCATCGGCGACGTCGACATGACCGATTACGCCAAGAGCCAGTACGAGCTGTTCCACGGGCTCGCGCAGGACTTCGGCTACCTGTCGAACTGA
- a CDS encoding tripartite tricarboxylate transporter TctB family protein, whose amino-acid sequence MPKPVLRGLIIVAFFALSAFVLVPLYVPRPAFIPGFAPPPDMWPRTVSLAGILLGALALLFAFTRDAPAEEPVETDGSSKARMSARFAGLMLAFVLFLVAIPLLGFLVSSVLLTLCIVLMTGERGHHVWIALLAFGGPILLQMFFHSALGTQFPKGVLTKPFGF is encoded by the coding sequence ATGCCCAAGCCCGTCCTGCGGGGGCTGATCATTGTCGCCTTCTTCGCGCTGTCCGCCTTCGTTCTCGTTCCCCTCTACGTGCCGCGCCCGGCCTTCATCCCGGGCTTCGCCCCGCCACCGGACATGTGGCCGCGCACCGTCTCGCTTGCCGGCATCCTGCTTGGCGCGCTGGCGCTGCTCTTTGCCTTCACACGCGACGCGCCCGCCGAGGAGCCGGTCGAGACCGACGGCAGTTCCAAGGCCCGGATGAGCGCGCGTTTCGCCGGGCTGATGCTGGCCTTCGTGCTCTTCCTCGTGGCGATACCGCTGCTCGGCTTCCTGGTCTCGTCGGTGCTGCTCACGCTCTGCATCGTGCTGATGACCGGCGAGCGCGGCCATCATGTCTGGATCGCGCTGCTGGCCTTCGGCGGGCCGATCCTGCTGCAGATGTTCTTCCATTCCGCGCTCGGCACGCAGTTTCCCAAGGGCGTGCTGACGAAGCCCTTCGGCTTCTGA
- a CDS encoding M20 family metallopeptidase has translation MTASNTDSIWPQVDAREAAFCALSDRVWDMPETNFAEHRSCAEHAEMLEAEGFRVTRGVAGLPTAVMGEAGDGGPVIAILGEYDALPGLSQRAGVAEKMPLQTGAPGHGCGHNVLGAGSMLAAAALKGWLEETGRPGRVRYYGCPAEEGGSGKGFMVREGLFDDVDVAICWHPAPLAAVNTPISLACNEILFEFEGRSAHAAAAPELGRSALDAVELMNVGVNFLREHMVDSARIHYAITDAGGHAPNVVQPYAAVRYLIRARELDELLPLVERVRKVAEGAALMTGTTVRNRVLSGDANLIGNTPLEVLMHAQLERLGPPAFDAEDRRFAEAIRKTLTPEEIRAAFKRFGVAPRMDLPLCDFIPPLTQGQGGGVGSTDVGTVSWVVPTVQVRGATYAIGTPGHSWQLVAQGQSGIAHKGMVHAAKVMAATAKAVFEDPAQLAAARADFERRRDGRPFVNPLPDDVAPDLPVPA, from the coding sequence ATGACCGCCAGCAACACCGACAGCATCTGGCCCCAGGTGGACGCGCGGGAGGCGGCGTTCTGCGCCTTGTCGGACCGGGTGTGGGACATGCCGGAGACCAATTTCGCCGAGCACCGCTCCTGCGCCGAACACGCCGAGATGCTCGAGGCCGAGGGCTTCCGGGTCACCCGCGGCGTCGCCGGGCTGCCGACCGCGGTGATGGGAGAGGCCGGAGACGGCGGGCCGGTGATCGCCATCCTCGGTGAATATGACGCGCTGCCGGGGCTCAGCCAGCGGGCGGGCGTGGCCGAGAAGATGCCGTTGCAGACCGGCGCACCGGGGCATGGCTGCGGCCACAACGTGCTTGGCGCGGGTTCGATGCTGGCCGCCGCTGCGCTGAAGGGCTGGCTCGAGGAGACCGGCCGCCCCGGGCGGGTGCGCTACTACGGCTGCCCCGCCGAGGAGGGCGGCTCGGGCAAGGGCTTCATGGTGCGCGAAGGGCTCTTCGACGACGTCGATGTGGCGATCTGCTGGCACCCCGCGCCGCTCGCCGCAGTCAACACCCCGATCTCGCTGGCCTGCAACGAAATCCTCTTTGAATTCGAGGGCCGCTCCGCGCATGCTGCCGCCGCGCCGGAACTGGGGCGCTCGGCGCTCGACGCGGTCGAGCTGATGAATGTCGGCGTGAACTTCCTGCGCGAGCACATGGTCGACTCGGCCCGCATCCACTACGCGATCACCGACGCCGGCGGCCATGCGCCCAACGTCGTGCAGCCCTATGCGGCGGTGCGCTACCTGATCCGCGCGCGCGAGCTCGACGAGCTGCTGCCGCTGGTCGAACGGGTCCGCAAGGTGGCCGAGGGCGCGGCGCTGATGACCGGCACGACGGTGCGCAACCGGGTGCTCTCGGGCGATGCCAACCTGATCGGCAACACGCCCCTCGAAGTGCTCATGCACGCCCAGCTCGAACGGCTCGGCCCGCCCGCCTTCGACGCCGAGGACCGCCGCTTTGCCGAGGCGATCCGCAAGACCCTCACCCCCGAGGAAATCCGCGCCGCCTTCAAGCGCTTCGGCGTGGCGCCGCGGATGGATCTGCCGCTCTGCGATTTCATCCCGCCGCTCACCCAGGGACAGGGCGGAGGCGTCGGCTCGACCGATGTCGGCACGGTGAGCTGGGTCGTGCCCACCGTGCAGGTGCGCGGCGCGACCTATGCCATCGGCACGCCCGGGCACTCCTGGCAGCTGGTGGCGCAGGGACAGTCTGGCATCGCCCACAAGGGCATGGTTCACGCCGCAAAGGTGATGGCCGCCACCGCCAAGGCGGTCTTCGAGGACCCGGCGCAGCTTGCCGCCGCCAGAGCGGACTTCGAGCGCCGCCGCGACGGGCGGCCCTTCGTCAACCCGCTGCCCGATGACGTCGCCCCGGACCTGCCGGTTCCGGCCTGA
- a CDS encoding LysR substrate-binding domain-containing protein has translation MFKTRELEAFDAYMRLGGVKMAAEDLAASQPLVSRLLASLEEKVGFALFRRKRNRLAPTPEAFRFHQTVVRHLAGLRGLEQEALAIANGEVGHLVIAAQPIFCDTFLLDALRAFRVTHPQATVQIVDVGMAEMLRMISEQRCDLAFGITLNAEAFGAESRPLAHCEAHCLLPKGHALGELDEIPLPRLRKEWFIDLAQGSPLRQRVDHMMDTINVHRTIAAELRTLHSVVRLVERGVGVAIVDPVANQLIDLERVSSHRLIPAITWDIAQFVPHDRPLGSVGLAFAAAVETEINNLKDAGIVT, from the coding sequence ATGTTCAAGACACGGGAATTAGAAGCATTTGACGCCTACATGCGCCTTGGCGGCGTCAAGATGGCGGCGGAAGATCTCGCGGCAAGCCAGCCCTTGGTGAGCCGCCTTCTGGCATCTCTGGAGGAAAAAGTCGGATTCGCCCTCTTTCGGCGCAAGCGCAACCGACTTGCGCCGACGCCCGAGGCCTTTCGCTTTCACCAGACCGTGGTGCGCCACCTTGCCGGGCTGCGCGGGCTCGAACAGGAGGCCCTCGCCATTGCCAACGGCGAGGTCGGCCATCTGGTGATCGCAGCGCAGCCGATCTTCTGCGACACCTTCCTGCTCGACGCGCTGCGCGCCTTCCGCGTCACCCATCCGCAGGCCACGGTGCAAATCGTCGACGTCGGCATGGCCGAGATGCTGCGGATGATCAGCGAACAGCGCTGCGACCTGGCCTTCGGCATCACGCTCAACGCCGAGGCCTTCGGTGCCGAATCCCGCCCGCTTGCCCATTGCGAGGCGCATTGCCTGCTGCCGAAGGGACACGCGCTTGGCGAGCTTGACGAGATCCCCCTGCCCCGGCTGCGCAAGGAGTGGTTCATCGACCTTGCGCAGGGCAGCCCGCTGCGGCAGCGCGTGGACCACATGATGGATACGATCAACGTGCACCGGACCATCGCCGCCGAGCTGCGCACCCTGCACAGCGTGGTCCGGCTGGTCGAGCGCGGCGTCGGGGTGGCGATCGTCGACCCGGTGGCCAATCAGCTCATCGACCTGGAGAGAGTCTCCTCGCATCGGCTGATTCCGGCAATCACCTGGGACATCGCCCAGTTCGTGCCCCACGATCGCCCGCTGGGGTCGGTCGGCCTGGCGTTCGCCGCGGCGGTGGAGACGGAGATAAACAACCTAAAGGATGCGGGAATTGTGACCTGA
- a CDS encoding GntR family transcriptional regulator, whose translation MSEDAEKIIERLAQDLRAGRFTPGSWLKQVDLQKRYGVGRAPVRKALEALAGRRLIRHEKNRGYSVHPADTEEADQVLDIRVAIETGFAEAICRNAAEADIADLGRLAAEFEKIAINGPFHLLYDANLAFHGALLGCARNPAMVALVADLRMRTSPAPASQWLDRSRIERSAQEHFDMVEAVRAGDGAGLARLIRDHILQRAD comes from the coding sequence ATGTCAGAAGACGCCGAGAAGATCATCGAACGCCTGGCGCAGGATCTGCGCGCGGGACGGTTCACGCCGGGTTCATGGCTCAAGCAAGTGGATTTGCAGAAGCGCTACGGGGTTGGCCGCGCGCCGGTGCGCAAGGCGCTGGAGGCGCTCGCCGGGCGGCGGCTGATCCGGCATGAGAAAAATCGGGGGTATTCGGTTCACCCGGCTGATACCGAGGAGGCGGATCAGGTTCTCGATATCCGCGTCGCCATCGAGACCGGCTTTGCCGAGGCGATCTGCCGCAATGCCGCCGAGGCCGACATCGCCGACCTCGGGCGTCTGGCCGCGGAGTTCGAGAAGATCGCGATCAATGGTCCGTTTCACCTGCTTTACGACGCCAATCTCGCGTTTCACGGCGCCCTGCTGGGCTGTGCGCGCAACCCGGCGATGGTGGCTCTGGTCGCCGATCTTCGGATGCGCACCTCGCCGGCCCCAGCCTCGCAATGGTTGGATCGCTCTCGAATCGAACGCTCGGCCCAGGAGCATTTCGACATGGTCGAGGCGGTCAGAGCGGGCGATGGCGCAGGGCTGGCGCGGTTGATCCGCGACCATATCCTGCAGCGCGCCGACTGA
- a CDS encoding tripartite tricarboxylate transporter permease: MLNEILSALVAVATLQNLLIMIAGIWGGVIVGAIPGMTGTMAVTLALPFTFYMEPVPSILLLVALYKGSTYGGSVSAILIKTPGTASAACTALDGYPLAQQGKAGKALNMALYSSVIGDFISNLSLIFFAAPLAVLALRIGPPEFFMLMLFALTTVAGVSGSSLLLGLVSAALGLLLATVGEDMYGSFRFAFTPDMQAGLSIAPVLIGLFALPELIKLVVMRAAKKEEAATLGAQHVTREEFMGSLKTILKGSVIGSVLGAIPGIGPSSAAFFSYGEAQRSSKKGTNFGKGELEGIAASESANNGACGATMIPLLALGVPGDVITGVMLGAFMIQGLTPGPLLFQTNIHEVYMLLIGMLVSSVLLFFAGKVTMRMFSKVSHIPQTLLTPLVLLLCIFGIYSIASSTFDVAVLLIMGVVGFGMFLLNIPAAPFLIAFILGPMLEENLRRALAISRGDISVLLSSPITWIFAVLILFVLTITVRREIQKTKTERRVAQ, translated from the coding sequence ATGCTCAATGAAATCCTCTCCGCGCTGGTCGCCGTGGCGACGCTGCAGAACCTGCTGATCATGATCGCTGGCATCTGGGGCGGCGTCATCGTCGGCGCGATCCCCGGGATGACCGGCACGATGGCGGTCACGCTCGCGCTGCCCTTCACCTTCTACATGGAGCCGGTGCCCTCGATCCTTCTGCTGGTCGCGCTCTACAAGGGGTCGACCTACGGCGGCTCGGTCTCGGCGATCCTGATCAAGACCCCGGGCACCGCCTCGGCGGCCTGCACCGCGCTCGACGGCTACCCGCTGGCGCAGCAGGGCAAGGCCGGCAAGGCGCTGAACATGGCGCTCTATTCCTCGGTGATCGGCGACTTCATCTCGAACCTCTCGCTGATCTTTTTCGCCGCGCCGCTCGCCGTGCTGGCACTGCGCATCGGCCCGCCCGAGTTCTTCATGCTGATGCTCTTCGCGCTGACCACCGTGGCGGGCGTGTCGGGCAGTTCGCTGCTGCTGGGGCTCGTCTCGGCGGCGCTGGGTCTGCTGCTGGCGACCGTGGGCGAGGACATGTACGGCTCGTTCCGCTTTGCCTTCACCCCCGACATGCAGGCGGGCCTGTCGATCGCGCCGGTGCTGATCGGCCTCTTCGCGCTGCCCGAGCTGATCAAGCTGGTGGTGATGCGCGCGGCCAAGAAGGAAGAGGCGGCGACGCTCGGCGCGCAGCACGTCACGCGCGAGGAGTTCATGGGCTCGCTGAAGACCATCCTCAAGGGCTCGGTGATCGGTTCGGTGCTCGGGGCGATCCCCGGCATCGGCCCGTCGTCGGCGGCCTTCTTCTCCTACGGCGAGGCGCAGCGCAGCTCGAAGAAGGGCACCAACTTCGGCAAGGGCGAGCTCGAAGGGATCGCCGCCTCGGAATCGGCCAACAACGGCGCCTGCGGCGCGACGATGATCCCGCTGCTGGCGCTTGGCGTGCCGGGCGACGTGATCACCGGTGTCATGCTGGGCGCCTTCATGATCCAGGGTCTCACCCCCGGTCCGCTGCTGTTCCAGACCAACATCCACGAGGTCTACATGCTGCTGATCGGCATGCTGGTCTCCTCGGTGCTGCTGTTCTTCGCCGGCAAGGTGACCATGCGCATGTTCTCCAAGGTCTCGCACATCCCGCAGACCCTGCTGACGCCGCTGGTGCTGCTGCTGTGCATCTTCGGCATCTACTCGATTGCCTCGAGCACCTTCGATGTGGCCGTGCTGCTCATCATGGGCGTGGTGGGCTTCGGGATGTTCCTGCTGAATATTCCGGCGGCTCCCTTCCTCATCGCCTTCATCCTGGGGCCGATGCTCGAGGAAAACCTGCGCCGGGCGCTGGCGATCTCGCGCGGCGACATCTCGGTGCTACTCTCCTCGCCGATCACCTGGATCTTCGCGGTCCTCATCTTGTTCGTGCTGACCATCACGGTGCGGCGGGAAATCCAGAAGACAAAGACAGAAAGACGAGTTGCGCAATGA